One Setaria viridis chromosome 3, Setaria_viridis_v4.0, whole genome shotgun sequence DNA window includes the following coding sequences:
- the LOC117850733 gene encoding uncharacterized protein, producing the protein MEAGGLITEVGWTEFDFLSHGEESEVMAQLLGGFPSHGEEGHQDLPWSDQASNAYSDNIGSSLAVQPAYEGYYLSNSNEALGISSCIAPDDLGSVQEYGATEFVNMFSNHSPNFYGNGDRSCEDLDVPNMSMLDSVSATNKRKHLAEELDGQTRGRKCARKVQTKRTKRAKQSRDEDASRSPTSCCTSDSDSNASLESLDADALPKGKARAGRGATTEPQSIYARKRRERINERLKILQNLVPNGTKVDISTMLEEAVHYVKFLQLQIRLLSSDDMWMYAPIAYNGMNIGIDLSMDR; encoded by the exons ATGGAGGCTGGAGGGTTGATCACTGAGGTCGGTTGGACTGAGTTCGACTTTCTGTCGCATGGAGAGGAGTCAGAGGTAATGGCCCAGCTGCTAGGTGGCTTcccctcccatggtgaggaAGGCCACCAAGATCTGCCTTGGTCCGATCAAGCTTCCAATGCATACAGTGACAACATTGGAAGTAGTCTTGCTGTCCAACCTGCATATGAGGGCTACTATTTGAGCAACTCCAATGAAGCCCTCGGGATCAGCTCCTGCATTGCACCTGATGACCTGGGCTCGGTCCAGGAGTACGGTGCAACTGAGTTTGTCAACATGTTCTCAAACCATTCCCCTAATTTTTATGGGAATGGTGACCGGAGCTGCGAGGATCTGGATGTTCCAAACATGAGTATGCTCGACTCAGTAAGTGCTACCAACAAGAGAAAGCACTTGGCTGAAGAACTCGATGGCCAAACAAGA GGCCGGAAATGCGCACGGAAAGTTCAAACTAAACGAACGAAGAGGGCCAAACAGAGTAGAGATGAGGATGCAAGTAGGAGCCCAACAAGCTGCTGCACTTCTGACAGTGACTCGAATGCCTCTCTGGAGTCTTTAGATGCTGATGCTCTTCCGAAAGGCAAGGCTCGGGCAGGCCGCGGTGCGACAACTGAACCCCAGAGCATCTATGCAAGG AAAAGGAGGGAAAGGATCAACGAGAGGCTGAAGATTCTGCAGAACCTGGTGCCCAACGGGACCAAAGTAGATATCAGCACCATGCTTGAGGAGGCAGTCCACTATGTGAAGTTCCTGCAGCTTCAGATCAGG CTCCTGAGCTCGGACGACATGTGGATGTATGCCCCGATCGCGTACAACGGGATGAACATCGGGATCGATCTGAGCATGGACAGATGA